One region of Glycine max cultivar Williams 82 chromosome 9, Glycine_max_v4.0, whole genome shotgun sequence genomic DNA includes:
- the LOC100803567 gene encoding probable membrane-associated kinase regulator 6: MDTSHPLSIESFSYSWLVNLKPSLESLDGSLRTSLDASDEASSFIEMDPRMPPSKRFFRNSQDFKFDFPISQSPLTLVDADELFSNGYLMPLFVESLKMEAFEASDANPTLPSSSHVPKSAVPNGHSRCPSLKRCRTLSRRIFRKYLNFLRPLCRRLRSGKSGSKPESVVKRTESAKNRGYYSETSPRISVAYSADDWRKSCDSESSIYEAVLHCKRSIERMN; encoded by the exons ATGGATACTTCTCATCCTCTTTCTATTGAAAGCTTCTCTTACAGCTGGTTAGTGAACCTGAAGCCATCACTAGAAAGCCTTGATGGCTCCCTTAGAACTTCCCTTGATGCTTCTGATGAAGCTTCTTCCTTCATTGAAATGGACCCAAGAATGCCACCTTCTAAAAGATTCTTCAGAAACTCCCAAGATTTCAAATTTGACTTCCCAATTTCACAATCCCCTCTCACTCTTGTTGATGCTGATGAGCTCTTCTCCAATGGCTACCTCATGCCCCTTTTTGTTGAGTCATTGAAGATGGAAGCATTTGAGGCCTCAGATGCCAATCCAACCCTACCTTCCTCATCACATGTGCCAAAAAGTGCGGTTCCAAATGGTCATTCTAGATGCCCTTCATTGAAAAGGTGCAGAACATTATCAAGGAGAATATTTCGCAAGTACCTCAACTTCTTAAGGCCCTTGTGTAGAAGATTGAGGAGTGGCAAATCAGGCTCAAAACCTGAATCTGTTGTTAAGAGAACTGAGTCAGCAAAGAATAGGGGATACTATTCTGAAACATCACCACGGATTAGTGTAGCTTATTCTGCTGATGACTGGCGCAAGTCCTGTGATTCTGAAAGCTCAATTTATGAAGCAGTTCTCCATTGCAAAAGATCCATTG AAAGAATGAATTAA